Proteins encoded by one window of Lathyrus oleraceus cultivar Zhongwan6 chromosome 1, CAAS_Psat_ZW6_1.0, whole genome shotgun sequence:
- the LOC127115189 gene encoding cysteine proteinase inhibitor 5 → MRLQFFVLLYVALMVSADACTQGIVGGWHPIKDINDPQITGIANFAVTEYNKRTGLKLKLKNVVNGEVQIISGTNYSLILSAGDSSGYNVYEAVVYESLQHSKKLTSFVPSNCLVPSNN, encoded by the coding sequence ATGAGACTTCAATTCTTTGTTCTCCTCTATGTTGCTCTAATGGTCTCTGCAGATGCGTGCACACAAGGTATAGTTGGCGGTTGGCATCCAATCAAAGACATCAATGACCCACAAATAACAGGTATAGCCAATTTTGCTGTTACAGAGTACAACAAACGAACTGGATTGAAGCTAAAACTCAAGAACGTCGTCAATGGTGAAGTTCAGATTATCTCGGGGACCAACTACAGTCTGATCCTTTCTGCCGGTGACAGTTCCGGTTATAACGTTTATGAAGCTGTTGTGTATGAGTCATTGCAACATTCCAAGAAACTCACTTCTTTTGTACCTTCTAATTGTCTTGTTCCTTCTAACAATTAG